From Plutella xylostella chromosome 23, ilPluXylo3.1, whole genome shotgun sequence:
TTTGTAGGCTTTGGTATAATGGctagttatgtataaatattttttttctagagTGTATCTTCCCCGAGAAACAGTACTGCTGTTTGGGGtataatgtatgtttttattgtattatttgatgaataaacgtttttcaaacaaacaaatatctgccccagccgggaatcgaacccgggaccatcggctcagtagttagggtcactaaccactacgccattcggtcatTAATTTGCAAcccaaataatatttatggaGGCAatccataaatattatttgggttgcaaattaaaacatattttagttaattttaacatttatttattaaataagagTCACTTATCATAGCATATACAAATGTACTTAATCACATTTGGGGCTTCTTTTTGTTGCCCATTTTACTCAATTGCCTACAGATTTTCTTCTTCAACTCTTTCTGTCGCTTCAACTTGCGCCACTCTTCTTGCTCCTGCTGTTTGCGGTGCACCTCCAGCCTCTTTACTGTGGCCTCCTTCTGAACCTCCTTCTTCTTCTCAAAGTTTGTCTTCAACATCTTCATCACATTGGACACCTTCTGTTCGTGAGGACTCTTTATTACCGCGACTCTGTTCCTGAACGCATCCTTAGGGTTCACCCCTGAAAGCGTGCTCTTCTTTTCCTTTGGCTTGAACCTGTATGGCAGGCCCTTCTGCAGTGCTTTTGGTATGACTAACGGCTTAAACACTTTAGGCTGCCGCTGGATCTCTGTGTACATTGAGTCTGTGTTGGCCGGGTTCTGTATGTTTTTCTCTCGCTTCAGCTGTCCCTTGGTCTTCATTCCTTGCCAGGCGTTCTTGGCGCCAGGCTCTAAGAGTAGGTTCACTACCGGCGCATAGTACTTCGTCACGTCGACTTTAAACCAAGTGCGGCAAAATATAATATCGCTCATCAAGATTTTGTCTTCAAATGTTGCTCTGAATGCTCCCTCTGGCTTATTGAGAGCTTTCTTTATTTGTCCTCTGATCCCTGACACTGTCTTCACTCTGGCGCCCTCAAATTTTGCTACCTCCAGGGTTGTGGTGAACATGTCCTTGATGAAAGCGGTCTTTTTGTATATCTTCAAGGGAGTACCTATAAGTTTCAGTTTCTTTACTATCTGTGTGGACTTGTTTATTTCATTGACACTTCCTGTTGCTGCTATTCTGAATCCAAGGCCTCTTATTTCATTGGAGTTGTTGTTGACTGTTTGTAAAGCTAGGAAGCCAGTGTTCTGTGGAGTGACGGGTCCATAGAAGTGCATGTTACAAGTGACATGTTCTGGGGTGTATTTCAAATATCTACATTTGAAGTCATCCTCGATTTTCGAATAGATGGGTAAAGTCTGGAACCGTCGCCAACCCATAGAAATGATAAGGGGATCATTGGTCTTCAGTATCTTTTTGTACCACCTGTGCTTCTTAACTTTGCAAGAAACAAATCCTATGTTTTGCTCTGCCATGTTGAGTGCTCCAATTAGTATAGGATAGCTTGGATCGAAATTCGTTACAAACTCTGATGGCATGTTCTTGAACAACAGTCTGACATACAAGccaggcctaaacccttccacCTCAATCCTTAGACCATCATCTAAGTTTTCAAAAACAGATTTGTTCAGCTCAGACTGTTTCAGAGCTTCTGCTTTTAAGCTTTCATAATATGAGTGGTCACCAGTAATCCTGTGTTCATCTGGATTGTCATATTCTGCATCAAATTTagcttttaactttaactttttactaattattTCAGCTTTAGTCATTTCTCCTTTACGCTTGGTGCCTGGTTCCTCTTTAGTATCatcttctttcttttcttgTGCTGAATGTTTTTCACCAGTTTCAAGATCTTCAAAGTCTCCATATAATTCGTCATCTTCATCACCTTCACTTGCATCATCAAGTTTTAGAAGTTCATTAGCATCTTCATCAGCTGATCTTTTCCCGGTTACAAAACTGTTAATCAAATACTGCCTATTGTTATCAGTGGTCCAATCTCTGAGTTGAGGTTTGTCCAGAGAATAGAAAAATGAACATTCATCTAAATCAAGTCTTTCTTTTTCCTTTTGCTTCTTTTTTTCAGAGCttgtaacttttttaaacAGTCCACCAATTTCCTCACTATCACTTTCCTCAGATTCCTCTTCTTTATTGGAGGCTTTGGATTTATTTCCAATTTCAAACTCACCATAGACTAACTTCATTATATTCTTTGAAGTTTTCTGTCGTTCAAAGTATGCTTCTGTGGCCTTTTCGTTCATTTTCTCTTTCCACTTAAGACCAAAATCTTCTTGATTGTCATCTTcaccttcatcatcatcatcatcatctgaaCCATCACCTTCTCCTTCTTCAGCCTCAGAACCTGAGTTGTTTTCCCATGGGACCTTAGATTTTTCATCTTTTTCACTCTGATCAATGCCACTGTCATTGTCTGATTCATTGCCTTCATCATCTGAGTCAGAATCATCAGAGCTACTAGCTGCTTCCttattttcttgtaaataTTCATCATCTTGCACCATGTCAGGGTAGATGACTGGTCCTCCACTGAACAGCTGAAACCCTGAATCCTTCATCTGTTCATCAACAGTCTCTGTTGTTTCAACAACATTTTTGAGCAGGGCTTTCTTCTCAGTtgtttcttcatcttccttGTTGTGAGAATGTGAGCCTTTCAGTTCAATATAGACAGCATCTTTGTCATAAACAATACCTCCTACTCCAGCAAAAGGTGCATAGATTTGTCTTTCCCTCTCAATGAGATGGCGTTTTTTGTCTTTGCTGGGCAGTGGACAGGGATCCGGCAGGTAGGACACCTCACTTATCTTCATGTCACCAACACCTGAAAAtggattattttaaattgttacCAAATAGCCAGCATATAAAGTATACATATCTATtagattaaatttattatgataaaggATTTTTGTTGCTATTTAAATATTGTGGAATGCAATTTATGTGTATTGGAAATCTTATCCAACAGGTAGCTCATCTGATACTTATTACATTAATGATTTTAAACTATACCTGCAATATGCACTGAAGTATCTTTGAGTAGCGGAACACCCCGCACATATCCATACAAGACCACATCTCTGCTGACTTTAGGATCTTTCCGGATGGCTTCCTGGTTGGTGATGTCCTCGAGTCTGTCTGCCAACATGTAGGCATGCGTCATTCTCCAGCTGAGGGGCCTGAATTTCATCACAGATATGAATCTCGAGAGGTTCTTGATCTCATTCCTCAGGTACTCCCCATGCACTATACCAGACAGGTAGAACAACTTGGCTCCAGAGTACACTTCAGTCCAGAATCTATGTTTTAATGTCTTCTTAGTGGTTTTTAAGGTCTTTGCATTCTTGATCATATCCAAATGTGTTAAGACACCCATAATCTTGGGCATTCCATGGACTTGACAGATGTTGAGGAACTCAAAGATCTCCATTTCGAAGCCGAAGCTGGCGTCACACAGTAGCAGCACCAGATCCGCACACTTTGCTATATCAATCATAGAATTTACATCATTGTTGCACTCTATCAGTGTGATTCTCCGCTTTTTGGAAGTGACGATGGTGATGGGTCCGTTGGTGCTGGTCACGTTGGTCTTGATGAAGCTCTTGATGAGGTTGTTGATGAGCGTGGTCTTCCCGACGCGCGGGGGCCCCACGATGGCTACCACGATCGGCGGAGGCTCCAGCGGCGTCTTGTCCACTTGAGGGATGTGCTGCTTCTTCGCAATAACATCCTCCCGTCTCCTGAACTGTCTCTCAGCGCGCACGGCCGACTGGATAGCAAAAGCTTTCGGATTCCTCTGGCGAGCACTTAGGTTAGATTGATCGACTTTTtcctttttcttcttcttctcaGCTTTCCGGCCCGCATGTTTGGCGCGGTGAGATTTCTTTTTATCAAAAGCGCTGTCGTCAGCCATTTCTAATTTAGTTTATTCAGGAAATTAAACATTAATCCGTTTTTACTTCACGTGGGATAAAATTGTAAACACACAACCGGATCGTTCGACTtctttgacagatgtcacctGACAGTTTTACTTTTAAGACTTTTTTTGACTAGACGAGTAACAATAACGATAACCTCATCCGTTACTCGAGCCGCTGAACCATTTATAAATTCAAGCAAACGAAAAGGTACTATTTAATCGATTTACAAACTTTTATTAATCTGTTAAATAGAGGTTATTACTCTGCATTTATCGCacatatagtgccacaatcttatctgttccggtggtcaaaatgtgcaactaacgagacgtcattgtcaaacgtcatttcatactctgtgctctgtgcgttatttgagttgtcaatttctgcgaagaggctgacgctacgttatttaatttgttttgtgattttctgggtgaaataatgccaaaagcgctgtaatgtgatgcaagaaaagtagtactatatatattggcttttatgcaggaagaataacatattcaggcgcctttaattccgtttgaaaaattggaagaacgagttgcagcggctacaggttagtgttgccaaatatgacgaataattttacccatatactccatgtaattttattaaatattttaccgACAGgcctgtgccccagcagtggggacgggatgggtcgtgatactcgtgatgaaaagtatataatctttatttttctttgattacaggtgtgcgAGGTGTATGACAGGTATcatgacatgatactttaaatcttaggcagtataccaagaagaatttctcgcacctgcagcgattttagacgaaataatgatgatttatgtcatgtcatt
This genomic window contains:
- the LOC105381540 gene encoding ribosome biogenesis protein BMS1 homolog, with product MADDSAFDKKKSHRAKHAGRKAEKKKKKEKVDQSNLSARQRNPKAFAIQSAVRAERQFRRREDVIAKKQHIPQVDKTPLEPPPIVVAIVGPPRVGKTTLINNLIKSFIKTNVTSTNGPITIVTSKKRRITLIECNNDVNSMIDIAKCADLVLLLCDASFGFEMEIFEFLNICQVHGMPKIMGVLTHLDMIKNAKTLKTTKKTLKHRFWTEVYSGAKLFYLSGIVHGEYLRNEIKNLSRFISVMKFRPLSWRMTHAYMLADRLEDITNQEAIRKDPKVSRDVVLYGYVRGVPLLKDTSVHIAGVGDMKISEVSYLPDPCPLPSKDKKRHLIERERQIYAPFAGVGGIVYDKDAVYIELKGSHSHNKEDEETTEKKALLKNVVETTETVDEQMKDSGFQLFSGGPVIYPDMVQDDEYLQENKEAASSSDDSDSDDEGNESDNDSGIDQSEKDEKSKVPWENNSGSEAEEGEGDGSDDDDDDEGEDDNQEDFGLKWKEKMNEKATEAYFERQKTSKNIMKLVYGEFEIGNKSKASNKEEESEESDSEEIGGLFKKVTSSEKKKQKEKERLDLDECSFFYSLDKPQLRDWTTDNNRQYLINSFVTGKRSADEDANELLKLDDASEGDEDDELYGDFEDLETGEKHSAQEKKEDDTKEEPGTKRKGEMTKAEIISKKLKLKAKFDAEYDNPDEHRITGDHSYYESLKAEALKQSELNKSVFENLDDGLRIEVEGFRPGLYVRLLFKNMPSEFVTNFDPSYPILIGALNMAEQNIGFVSCKVKKHRWYKKILKTNDPLIISMGWRRFQTLPIYSKIEDDFKCRYLKYTPEHVTCNMHFYGPVTPQNTGFLALQTVNNNSNEIRGLGFRIAATGSVNEINKSTQIVKKLKLIGTPLKIYKKTAFIKDMFTTTLEVAKFEGARVKTVSGIRGQIKKALNKPEGAFRATFEDKILMSDIIFCRTWFKVDVTKYYAPVVNLLLEPGAKNAWQGMKTKGQLKREKNIQNPANTDSMYTEIQRQPKVFKPLVIPKALQKGLPYRFKPKEKKSTLSGVNPKDAFRNRVAVIKSPHEQKVSNVMKMLKTNFEKKKEVQKEATVKRLEVHRKQQEQEEWRKLKRQKELKKKICRQLSKMGNKKKPQM